The following is a genomic window from Bombina bombina isolate aBomBom1 chromosome 3, aBomBom1.pri, whole genome shotgun sequence.
caggcttttgttccttattgtgacgaaaggaacgaaaacgattattagacctaaatttacctttagattttttatcttgtggtaaaaaagttcctttccctccagtaacagttgagataatagaatccaactgagaaccaaataatttattaccctggaaagaaagggaaagcaaagtcgacttagaagacatatcagcattccaagttttaagccataaagctcttctagctaaaatagctagagacatatacctgacatcaactctaatgatatcaaagatggcatcacaaataaagttatcagcatgttgaagaagattaacaatgctatgagaattatgatctgttacttgttgcgctaaagcttctaaccaaaaagttgaagctgcagcaacatccgctaaagatatagcaggtctaagaagattacctgaacataagtaagctttttttagaaaagattcaattttcctatctaaaggatccttaaaggaagtactatctgccgtaggaatagtagtacgtttagcaagagtagagacagccccatcaactttagggattttgtcccaaaattctaatctgtcagatggcacaggatataattgcttaaaacgtttagaaggagtaaatgaattacccaaattattccattccctggagattacttcagaaatagcatcagggacaggaaaaacttctggaataactacaggagatttaaaaaccttatttaaacgtttagatttagtatcaagaggaccagaatcctctatttctaaagcaattaagacttctttaagtaaagaacaaataaattccattttgaataaatatgaagatttatcagcatcaacctctgagacagaatcctctgaaccagaggaaccattatcagaatcagaatgatgatgttcatttaaaaattcatctgaaaaattagaagttttaaaagaccttttacgtttactagaaggaggaataacagacatagccttcttaatggatttagaaacaaaatctcttatgttaacaggaacactctgagaattagatgttgacggaacagcaacaggtaatgtaacattactaaaggaaatattatctgcattaacaagtttgtcatgacattcattacaaacaacagctggaggaacagataccacaagtttacagcagatacacttaactttggtagatccagcaccaggcagcgtttttccagaagtatcttctgactcagtatcaatctgggacatcttgcaatatgtaatagaaaaaacaacatataaagcaaaattgatcaaattccttaaatgacagtttcaggaatgggaaaaaatgccagtgaacaagcttttagcaaccagaagcaataaatgagacttaaataatgtggagacaatagtgacgcccatattttttagcgccaaaaaagacgcccacattatttggcgcctaaatgtttttggcgccaaaaatgacgccacatccggaacgccgacacttttggcgcaaaaaaacgtcaaaaacgactcaacttccggcgacacgtatgacgccggaaacaaattttttttgcgccaaaaaagtccgcgccaagaatgacacgataaaatgaagcattttcagcccccgcgagcctaacagcccacagggaaaaaagtcaaattttaaggtaagaaaaaaattgatttattcatatgcattatcccaaatatgaaactgactgtctgaaataaggaacgttgaacatcctgagtcaaggcaaataaatgtttgaatacatatatttagaactttatataaaagtgcccaaccatagcttagagtgtcacagaaaataagacttactcaccccaggacactcatctacatgtagtagaaagccaaaccagtactgaaacgaaaatcagcagaggtaatggtatatataagagtatatcatcgatctgaaaagggaggtaagagatgaatctctacgaccgataacagagaacctatgaaatagaccccgtagaaggagatcattgaattcaaataggcaatactctcctcacatccctctgacattcactgcacgctgagaggaaaaccgggctccaacctgctgcggagcgcatatcaacgtagaatctagcacaaacttacttcaccacctccataggaggcaaagtttgtaaaactgatttgtgggtgtggtgaggggtgtatttataggcattttgaggtttggaaactttgcccctcctggtaggaatgtatatcccatacgtcactagctcatggactcttgctaattacatgaaagaaactgcccATATCGAAAAGTACCTTGCCAAAACAGATGCATTAATTAACCATTTGTTTTGTATGAATAAAATGAGCCACTTgatttgcactttttattttggtCCAGATAGCAGCTTAAAGAGAcgctgaaaccaaattttttctttcgtgattcaaatagagcatgcaattttaagcaactttctaatttactcctattatcattttttcttcgttcttttgccatctttatttaaaaaagaaggcatctaagctttttttcttggttcataactctgaacagcacttttttattggtggatgaatgtatccaccaatcagcaaggacaacccaggttgttcaccaaaaatgggccggtatctaaacttacattcttgcattttcaataaagataccaagagaataaagaaaattttataataggagtaaattagaaagttgcttaaaatgtcatgctctatctgaatcacaaaagaaaaaaaaatgggttcagtgtccctttaataaaatatgttgCTGAATTCAAATGTTAAATTACATGTGCCAGCTGCAGTTATCCTTTGAGTTTGTAGAGGAGTATAGGGAAAAGCCACTGAGAAATTGTTTGCTTGATTCTAGTTATTCATAGATTTCTAAAAATCACATTTGTGCTACATAATTGTGAGTTTACATCTAAtaggtaacaattttttttttcttccttaggTTTTGTACTCTTTGCAACGGCAGTTGTAATTGTCTCACTCATATTGATATTTGTTATTGGACCTCGTCATGGACAGTCAAATATTTTGGTTTATATCAGCATATGCTCAGTGATTGGAGCTCTGTCTGTGTCCTGCGTAAAAGGATTAGGCATTGCCATAAAGGAACTCTTCGCAGGAGAGTCTGTTATAAGACACCCTCTGGCATGGATCCTATTATTAAGCCTTATAGTTTGCGTAAGCAcccaaataaactatttaaataggGCTTTGGATATATTCAACACTTCATTAGTGACTCCAATTTACTATGTTTTCTTTACCACTTCAGTTCTCTCATGCTCAGCTATTCTCTTTAAAGAATGGCAGCACATGTCTGTGAATGACATGATTGGCACATTCAGTGGTTTCCTTACAATAATTGTTGGGATCTTTTTATTGCACGCATTTAAAGATGTCAGTATCACTTTATCAAATCTACCCGTGTCTCTAAGAAAGGATGAGCGGCTGTTAAATGGAAATCTTTCCACCAACATTTATGAGCATTTAAATTGTGATGAGGAAAGCCAGCTTGGTGACAACGAACTTGCAATGAATGAGACCACTGCGTCTCGAAGAAATGGAAACATGACCTCCTTCTAACTGAAACATTCATACCTTCATATCGTGGAAAAAATATGTAACCTGGACTTTGTGATGAGCCACTTtctgattatattaaaaaaaattatgtcattTAAGTTCTATCCAACCACTTGTGATTAGTATGCAGATTTTAAACATTGGTACATTTTTTGTAGGTTGTTGAAAATAAGAGCAAACACACATCCTTGTTCTGGAAAGCGCAAAAGCTAAACATTTTGAGGACAGTTTACCCCCCACCCAGTTATCTGATGAGATTAGTCAGAATGTTGGCTATTATCAAACATTGATCAAATGGTCTAGCCAGGTTACTTTTTATTCAGTTGTATagaatatattgtaaatattttaataagagAAGATATAATTGGGAAACTCATTTGGCATGGAACATAAATCATGTATTTATTTTAAGGCACTCTGCCAGAATCTGTTAAAATTGATTCCATATCTGTAAAGTGAATAGGGGTTTCACCATTTTTTTATTGACAATCCAATCTCTAGCTGGTTAGTTTGGGTAATTTCTAGGGGaggtttttttttgcctttttaactaagATTACCTCAACATTCATCTGTTtttcagtttttaattatttaaaatgtatatacatttaaaaaaatctaaaaatgttgcactaaactttaaattatatatcttaaaaaaataaatgaattacataattTCTTATGTCTTATTGGCCTTTGTAAACAATTACAAAAATTGACCAATATATAGCAAGCATGTGTCCCctcccaacaaaaaaaaaagtcagaatagtTGTCATAAAGGCAGTTTCTGATGGATCCATGAAGCCAGTAGTGCAGCATATAAGGATACCTACCCTCTTGAATAAACATTCCACAATGTTTCAACTGCTTTTGTTCCATTTGACTGCAATGATTTTGACTTTCTAATCACTTCAAGAACCATAAATCTCCTGCTGAATTGATTAATTTCTACATCAATCTCCAGCAAGCCAGTGGGTTATGTAACCTCTCACTTAAGGCCTGGAGAGAAATCAtctgcttattttactgagcactatagTGTAAAGTACGTGTGTCTCCTACACATAATACAAAGAGTTCGCTAATTTGCTTTGAGATACACGGGTATCAAGGTAAAATTActtttacaataatccctgagggGTATTGTAATACTGACAGTGCATTTTATATAATCTCTCCAGACCAGATGGATTTAGGGAATCAGGCCCTCAATTGCATATTACTAAAAAAACGCAAGCGAACACCCTCTTTAAAAAGGGGGATACTTCTTAAAACCTGGTCTCATGCCTTTGGTGTAGTTTATGGAAGGGTCAGACTCTTTTAAGCAGCTGAAGAAAAGTAAGAGAAGTGTGGCACTAAACTACAGACTCACTGCCCCTTCCAAATATCTTCTTCCCAAAGATAAAAGCAATCAATCAAAGTTTGGATGGGCGCTAAAAGCGGAGTCAAACAAGTCAAATAATTAAACACTTTCACTCAAAATGTTAActtacaatttaattaaaataaaagttaaaaaataaaaaagtagtaagaaaaatatatattagaatatATCAGAATAaccaccttttttccagtcatgtgactgttattgagaagcagtgcatttattaaaatagccagtgggtggagctgtctgcttgtgttgcaacaaagccatgcaagctgaaattaatcagtttaaccaaacctgagctattgagcagatttcaaaggaacaagctcttcctgtctataaatcagtccagattggaatgcatagaaagaactgtttgcagagaaatgcaagtgaagtctgtgttgtgtgattattttattaggtttataatgctgtttagcaaatatttttgttcatttaatatagtttaattatatattgtgttgtgattattttattaggtttataatgctgtttagcatttaaagtatttatttcaaagctttaaaaataatatattaggtgttacttatgacaattttgagagggccctggaacctaactccctcacttcccattgacttaaattataaactgggtttcaatttaaaacggtttcgatttacaaccattccttctggaacctaaccccggcgtaaactgagggctatatatatgtatgtatctatatgtgtgtgtgtatatgtatgtatgtatgtgtgtgtgtatatatatatatatatatatatatatatatatatatatatatatatatatatatatatatatatatatatatatatatatatatatatattaaaactccTTATAGCATAAGAACAACAGCAATAACTATTTGCAGATGTATAGAATTCAATCTATTAGctgttaagcaaaaaaaaaaaaatcaataagacTTCcagcatatttatataaaaacacatgaaatTAGCTCTTTAAGGCTACCCAAATGGTAAAGGTGAATAATATATTCCTAGAATGTCTCCCAA
Proteins encoded in this region:
- the NIPA2 gene encoding magnesium transporter NIPA2 — its product is MSQDRGKYDFYIGLGLAISSSIFIGGSFILKKKGLLRLARKGSMRAGQGGHAYLKEWLWWAGLLSMGAGEVANFAAYAFAPATLVTPLGALSVLVSAILSSYFLNEKLNLHGKIGCLLSILGSTVMVIHAPQEEVIETLNQMAIKLADPGFVLFATAVVIVSLILIFVIGPRHGQSNILVYISICSVIGALSVSCVKGLGIAIKELFAGESVIRHPLAWILLLSLIVCVSTQINYLNRALDIFNTSLVTPIYYVFFTTSVLSCSAILFKEWQHMSVNDMIGTFSGFLTIIVGIFLLHAFKDVSITLSNLPVSLRKDERLLNGNLSTNIYEHLNCDEESQLGDNELAMNETTASRRNGNMTSF